From Symphalangus syndactylus isolate Jambi chromosome X, NHGRI_mSymSyn1-v2.1_pri, whole genome shotgun sequence, the proteins below share one genomic window:
- the ZC3H12B gene encoding probable ribonuclease ZC3H12B — protein MTATAEVETPKMEKSASKEEKQQPKQDSTEQGNADSEDWMSSESDPEQISLKSSDNSKSCQPRDGQLKKKEMHSKPHRQLCRSPCLDRPSFSQSSILQDGKLDLEKEYQAKMEFALKLGYAEEQIQSVLNKLGPESLINDVLAELVRLGNKGDSEGQINLSLLVPRGPSSREIASPELSLEDEIDNSDNLRPVVIDGSNVAMSHGNKEEFSCRGIQLAVDWFLDKGHKDITVFVPAWRKEQSRPDAPITDQDILRKLEKEKILVFTPSRRVQGRRVVCYDDRFIVKLAFDSDGIIVSNDNYRDLQVEKPEWKKFIEERLLMYSFVNDKFMPPDDPLGRHGPSLENFLRKRPIVPEHKKQPCPYGKKCTYGHKCKYYHPERANQPQRSVADELRISAKLSTVKTMSEGTLAKCGTGMSSAKGEITSEVKRVAPKRQSDPSIRSVAVEPEEWLSIARKPEASSVPSLVTALSVPTIPPPKSHAVGALNTRSASSPVPGSSHFSHQKASLEHMASMQYPPILVTNSHGTPISYAEQYPKFESMGDHGYYSMLGDFSKLNINSMHNREYYMAEVDRGVYARNPNLCPDSRVSHTRNDNYSSYNNVYLAVADTHPEGNLKLHRSASQNRLQPFPHGYHEALTRVQSYGPEDSKQGPHKQSVPHLALHAQHPSTGTRSSCPADYPMPPNIHPGATPQPGRALVMTRMDSISDSRLYESNPVRQRRPPLCREQHASWDPLPCATDSYGYHSYPLSNSLMQPCYEPVMVRSVPEKMEQLWRNPWVGMCNDSREHMIPEHQYQTYKNLCNIFPSNIVLAVMEKNPHTADAQQLAALIVAKLRAAR, from the exons ATGACGGCCACAGCTGAGGTAGAGACACCAAAAATGGAGAAGAGTGCCTCCAAGGAAGAGAAGCAGCAGCCTAAGCAGGACAGCACAGAGCAGGGCAATGCTGATTCTGAAGACTGGATGAGCTCTGAGAGTGACCCTGAACAGATAAGCCTTAAGAGTAGTGACAACAGCAAGAGCTGCCAACCTAGGGATGGTCAGTTGAAGAAAAAGGAGATGCACTCCAAGCCACACCGCCAGCTCTGTCGATCACCCTGCCTAGATCGTCCAAGTTTCTCCCAGAGCAGCATTTTACAGGATGGTAAACTTGACTTGGAGAAGGAATACCAAGCTAAGATGGAGTTTGCGCTAAAGCTGGGCTACGCAGAGGAACAGATTCAATCAGTGCTAAACAAGCTGGGCCCAGAATCACTTATTAATGATGTATTGGCAGAGCTTGTCAGACTTGGGAACAAAGGTGATTCAGAAGGGCAGATCAACTTGAGTCTGTTAGTGCCTCGTGGGCCCAGCTCCAGAGAGATTGCAAGCCCCGAATTGTCTCTTGAAGATGAAATAGATAACAGTGACAATTTGAGGCCAGTTGTCATTGATGGAAGTAATGTGGCAATGAG CCATGGGAATAAAGAAGAATTCTCCTGCAGAGGAATACAACTTGCTGTGGATTGGTTTCTAGATAAAGGCCATAAAGATATTACTGTATTTGTGCCTGCATGGAGAAAGGAGCAATCCCGTCCTGATGCACCAATTACAG ATCAAGATATTCTACGAAAACTGGAGAAGGAAAAGATTCTTGTCTTCACACCATCCCgaagagtccaaggcaggagggttgtcTGCTATGATGACCGGTTCATAGTCAAACTGGCTTTTGATTCTGATGGCATCATTGTGTCCAATGATAACTACCGAGACCTTCAAGTTGAAAAGCCAGAATGGAAGAAGTTTATAGAGGAGCGGTTGCTGATGTATTCTTTTGTGAATGACAA ATTTATGCCTCCAGATGATCCATTAGGACGCCATGGCCCAAGCCTTGAAAATTTCTTAAGAAAGAGACCCATTGTTCCTGAGCATAAGAAGCAACCATGTCCTTATG GCAAAAAATGCACCTACGGCCACAAGTGCAAATACTACCATCCGGAGCGGGCCAACCAACCCCAGCGTTCGGTGGCTGATGAGCTCCGCATCAGTGCCAAACTGTCCACAGTGAAAACTATGAGTGAAGGCACCCTGGCCAAGTGTGGCACAGGGATGTCTAGTGCCAAAGGTGAGATAACCTCAGAGGTCAAACGTGTGGCCCCCAAGCGCCAATCAGATCCCAGCATCCGGTCTGTGGCTGTGGAGCCTGAGGAATGGCTGTCCATTGCCCGTAAGCCTGAGGCTAGTTCTGTCCCCTCGCTTGTGACTGCCCTAAGTGTTCCCACAATCCCACCCCCCAAAAGCCATGCAGTGGGTGCACTCAACACCCGTTCGGCCAGCAGCCCAGTGCCAGGATCCTCCCATTTCTCCCACCAGAAGGCCTCTTTGGAGCATATGGCCAGCATGCAGTATCCTCCCATCCTGGTTACCAACAGCCATGGGACCCCTATTAGCTATGCTGAGCAATACCCAAAGTTTGAATCCATGGGGGACCATGGCTACTATTCAATGTTAGGTGACTTCTCCAAACTGAACATCAACAGCATGCATAACCGAGAGTATTACATGGCTGAAGTAGACCGGGGGGTGTATGCCCGGAATCCTAACCTCTGTCCTGACAGCCGTGTGAGCCATACCAGGAATGACAACTATTCCTCCTACAACAACGTGTATTTGGCTGTAGCTGATACCCATCCTGAAGGCAATTTGAAGCTGCACCGCTCAGCATCCCAGAACCGACTTCAGCCTTTTCCTCATGGTTACCATGAAGCCTTAACACGAGTGCAGAGCTATGGCCCAGAGGATTCTAAGCAAGGCCCCCACAAACAGTCAGTCCCCCACTTAGCTCTGCATGCCCAGCACCCATCAACTGGAACACGTTCCAGCTGTCCTGCAGACTACCCCATGCCTCCCAATATCCATCCTGGGGCAACCCCCCAGCCAGGCCGTGCCCTGGTGATGACTCGGATGGATAGCATTTCTGACTCCCGCCTCTATGAGAGCAACCCCGTGAGGCAAAGACGACCTCCCCTGTGCCGGGAACAGCATGCCAGCTGGGACCCGCTGCCCTGTGCAACTGACTCCTATGGCTACCACTCCTATCCCTTGAGTAACAGCCTCATGCAACCATGTTATGAGCCAGTCATGGTACGGAGCGTGCCTGAAAAGATGGAGCAGCTTTGGAGGAATCCTTGGGTTGGAATGTGCAATGATTCCAGGGAGCATATGATCCCAGAGCACCAGTATCAGACCTACAAGAACCTCtgcaatattttcccttctaacaTCGTCCTTGCAGTGATGGAGAAGAATCCCCACACAGCAGATGCCCAGCAACTGGCAGCCTTGATTGTTGCTAAGCTTAGGGCTGCACGTTGA